A region of Candidatus Peregrinibacteria bacterium DNA encodes the following proteins:
- a CDS encoding aminoacetone oxidase family FAD-binding enzyme: MTHKIGIIGGGAAGMMAAMSAKSENSDVSVTIFDKNPSLGAKVIISGGGRCNVTTGYTDVEEVLKKYPRGNKFLKNAMYAFGPADTYKWFEDHGVKLKVEKDMRVFPVSNDGHDIVGAFEQFFDTQNVDVKCGTDIKSVKKVGEKFILTNSPGKEFEFDRLIVTTGGQAYRHTGSSGDGYCFAEALGHSTTSLGPSLNSFVLAETFAKDLAGVSLENVTMRAILKDGKKVSYSGPFVWTHKGISGPATFAMSAFSTFEICSKESPLILYVDFVPSLTLRELETHAFDFIKNYPKKPFFGIFHEFMPKSVLQKLIQNSANPCNETKHTVVRSTCEKLKNHPLTVIGRGQGSEFVTAGGVDTAEIDPKTMESRICEGLFFAGEVMNIDGFTGGYNLQASWATGRMAGINAADEDADMGSVKNN, translated from the coding sequence ATGACACACAAAATAGGAATTATAGGTGGAGGAGCGGCCGGCATGATGGCGGCGATGAGTGCGAAATCAGAGAATTCTGATGTTTCTGTTACTATTTTTGATAAAAATCCTTCGCTCGGTGCAAAGGTAATAATTTCAGGTGGTGGAAGGTGCAACGTAACAACCGGCTATACAGATGTAGAAGAAGTTTTGAAAAAATATCCGCGAGGAAATAAATTTTTGAAAAATGCGATGTATGCCTTTGGCCCAGCTGATACATACAAATGGTTTGAAGATCATGGTGTGAAATTGAAAGTTGAAAAAGATATGAGGGTATTCCCTGTAAGTAATGACGGACATGATATCGTTGGTGCGTTTGAACAATTTTTTGATACACAAAACGTAGATGTAAAATGTGGGACTGACATAAAAAGTGTTAAAAAAGTTGGCGAAAAGTTTATTTTAACTAATTCTCCAGGTAAAGAATTTGAATTTGATCGATTGATAGTAACGACAGGCGGACAAGCGTATCGGCATACCGGCTCAAGTGGAGATGGATATTGTTTCGCAGAAGCTCTAGGGCATAGCACAACGTCTCTCGGGCCAAGTTTGAATTCATTTGTATTGGCAGAAACATTCGCAAAAGATCTTGCAGGGGTAAGTCTGGAAAATGTGACTATGAGAGCGATTTTAAAAGATGGTAAAAAAGTTAGTTATTCCGGGCCATTTGTGTGGACTCATAAAGGAATCTCAGGACCTGCCACCTTTGCCATGAGTGCCTTTTCCACTTTTGAAATATGTAGCAAAGAATCTCCACTTATTCTATATGTGGACTTTGTCCCTTCACTCACTCTGCGCGAACTTGAAACGCATGCATTTGATTTTATCAAAAACTATCCAAAGAAACCTTTCTTCGGAATTTTCCATGAATTTATGCCAAAATCCGTACTTCAGAAATTAATACAAAATTCAGCAAACCCATGCAATGAAACAAAACATACGGTTGTTAGAAGCACTTGTGAAAAACTAAAAAATCACCCTCTAACCGTAATCGGCCGCGGGCAAGGAAGTGAATTCGTAACAGCCGGAGGCGTCGACACAGCTGAAATCGATCCAAAAACTATGGAGTCGCGCATATGCGAAGGCCTATTCTTCGCAGGTGAAGTTATGAATATAGATGGGTTCACAGGTGGCTATAACCTGCAAGCTTCTTGGGCGACAGGACGAATGGCTGGAATCAATGCTGCTGATGAAGATGCTGACATGGGTAGCGTAAAAAATAATTAA
- a CDS encoding DUF6498-containing protein — translation MRSLMISGKFTRFSVPSLIVANVAPLIGVLFFDWDLFQILFLYWFESGVVGFYSIFKLIKISGIFSIFLVPFFIIHYGGFMTGHLMFIFAIFAPHLIDSSFFPSSEIIIALLNIIKFSAIALIVSHGISFFANFIGNREYQLTNIEKQMQAPYRRIIIMHLTLLFGGGLIVLFKEPILGLVLLIVIKTIADLNSHLKEHDVF, via the coding sequence TTGAGAAGTTTGATGATATCCGGTAAATTCACACGTTTCTCTGTTCCGTCTCTTATTGTCGCAAATGTAGCGCCTCTTATTGGTGTGCTGTTTTTTGACTGGGATCTTTTTCAAATTCTTTTTCTTTACTGGTTTGAAAGTGGAGTAGTTGGATTTTACAGCATATTCAAGCTTATAAAAATAAGTGGTATTTTTAGTATATTTCTAGTGCCGTTTTTCATAATCCATTACGGTGGGTTTATGACAGGACATTTGATGTTTATTTTCGCTATTTTCGCTCCTCATTTAATTGATTCTTCATTCTTCCCGTCATCAGAGATTATTATCGCACTACTTAACATAATTAAATTTTCAGCTATAGCACTTATCGTGAGCCACGGTATATCTTTTTTCGCTAATTTTATTGGAAATCGTGAGTATCAACTCACAAATATAGAAAAACAAATGCAAGCTCCCTATAGGAGAATCATTATAATGCACCTAACACTGCTTTTCGGTGGAGGGTTGATTGTGTTATTTAAGGAACCGATATTGGGACTTGTACTTCTTATTGTAATAAAAACGATCGCAGACCTTAATTCTCATCTAAAAGAACATGATGTTTTTTAA
- a CDS encoding class F sortase, with protein MDAASSFAVLAGSGIVSTNPPQVIVGDAGSSPTVSNGLTDDEVTWYSFGSRPGENGTSVIAGHYDWINNIPAVFSHLHELRKGDKVSVEDENGMITTFVVREIRTYDKDEYAPDVFILDDDKAHLNLITCIGFWDKVSKSYSKRLVVFTDKE; from the coding sequence TTGGATGCGGCAAGTAGCTTCGCGGTTTTGGCCGGGTCGGGTATTGTTAGCACTAATCCCCCGCAAGTCATTGTTGGTGATGCCGGTTCTAGTCCAACCGTATCAAACGGTTTAACTGATGACGAGGTAACCTGGTATAGTTTCGGATCACGCCCCGGGGAGAATGGCACTTCCGTTATTGCAGGGCACTATGATTGGATAAATAATATACCGGCAGTATTTAGTCATTTACATGAATTACGCAAAGGTGATAAGGTATCCGTGGAAGACGAAAATGGGATGATTACCACTTTCGTTGTACGTGAAATACGAACATACGATAAAGATGAGTATGCACCAGATGTATTTATATTAGACGATGACAAGGCTCACCTTAATCTCATCACTTGTATAGGATTTTGGGATAAAGTTTCTAAAAGTTATTCGAAACGATTGGTGGTATTCACCGATAAAGAATAA
- the dut gene encoding dUTP diphosphatase has product MKVKIKRIDKTLPLPIYETHGSVGFDLIAREDVRVHSGAIELIPANVIIEVPEGYMLMLASRSSTPKKKGVMQPHGVGIIDLDYCGPKDEIKIQMYNFTEEVQFISRGEKIAQGVFVRVDRPLFEEVEEIKSESRGGFGSTGGHVEQ; this is encoded by the coding sequence ATGAAAGTTAAGATTAAAAGAATAGACAAAACTCTTCCGCTACCTATTTATGAAACTCATGGGTCGGTTGGATTTGATTTGATAGCCAGGGAAGATGTGCGCGTGCACAGTGGTGCGATCGAGCTTATCCCTGCAAATGTGATTATAGAAGTACCGGAGGGGTACATGCTCATGCTTGCTTCTCGGAGCTCTACTCCAAAAAAGAAGGGGGTTATGCAACCTCATGGGGTTGGAATAATCGATCTGGATTATTGTGGGCCAAAAGATGAGATCAAAATTCAGATGTATAATTTTACCGAAGAAGTGCAATTTATAAGTCGTGGCGAAAAAATAGCACAAGGAGTTTTTGTTAGAGTTGATCGCCCTCTTTTTGAAGAAGTTGAGGAAATAAAATCAGAAAGCCGAGGTGGATTTGGTAGCACTGGAGGGCACGTCGAACAGTAG
- a CDS encoding MATE family efflux transporter, whose protein sequence is MKTNKLTEGPILTSLLSLSIPIVVANILQTMYQLVDTFWVGRLGADAIAAVSITFPIIFLLIALGGGLTIAGSVLVAQYKGAKNYAKVDHISAQTLLIMILISFVLTIFGYFSSSFLVSLMGAETSVAADASAYLQISFLGMIFLFGYFVFQSLMRGVGDVKTPMIIVLGTVLLNLILDPIFIMGYGPIPGFGVAGAAIVTVLTQGLAAIIGLTMLFSGKYDVRLHLKDFKPDFVQIKKIFAIGVPASAEQTTVALGLAVMIILVSSFGTDAVAAYGIGTRILSFIIIPAVGLSIATSTLVGQNIGAKKIERAERLSHVSAGVSLVVLTILGIILYFLAEPISAFFVPGETKVIQTSAHFIRIMAMTFGFFGVQQTYAGSFRGAGNTLAAMVIAFVALWVLRFPAAYILSRPDFLGEDGLWWSFPISNVISGIMAYLWFIQGNWKNHPMVTESLSAKVSEETLIEEAGVK, encoded by the coding sequence ATGAAGACAAACAAACTAACCGAAGGGCCAATCCTTACGTCTCTTCTGAGTCTTTCTATACCGATAGTCGTAGCGAATATTTTGCAGACAATGTACCAACTGGTAGATACTTTTTGGGTTGGTAGACTTGGTGCGGATGCTATCGCCGCAGTGTCGATAACTTTTCCGATTATCTTTCTACTGATCGCACTTGGAGGTGGACTAACTATCGCAGGGAGCGTGCTTGTAGCGCAATACAAAGGTGCTAAAAATTATGCAAAAGTAGATCATATATCAGCACAAACATTGCTGATAATGATATTAATATCATTTGTCCTGACTATTTTTGGGTATTTTAGCTCTTCTTTTTTGGTATCTCTAATGGGAGCGGAAACATCTGTCGCCGCTGACGCTTCGGCATATCTACAAATCTCATTCCTCGGGATGATTTTCTTATTTGGATATTTTGTATTTCAATCACTTATGCGTGGAGTTGGAGATGTAAAAACTCCAATGATAATAGTGCTCGGCACTGTTCTACTTAACTTGATTCTGGATCCTATCTTTATAATGGGGTACGGCCCTATCCCTGGTTTTGGAGTCGCGGGTGCTGCAATCGTGACCGTCCTTACTCAGGGGCTCGCAGCCATAATCGGACTTACTATGCTTTTTAGTGGTAAATACGATGTTCGGCTGCATCTCAAAGATTTCAAACCTGATTTTGTGCAAATTAAGAAGATTTTTGCGATCGGTGTGCCGGCGTCTGCGGAGCAGACGACGGTTGCACTAGGCCTTGCTGTAATGATTATTCTTGTTTCAAGCTTTGGGACAGATGCTGTCGCCGCATATGGAATCGGAACTAGAATCCTAAGTTTCATCATAATCCCTGCTGTTGGGCTCTCTATCGCGACTTCGACCCTCGTTGGGCAAAATATCGGAGCTAAAAAAATAGAACGAGCTGAACGACTTTCTCATGTTAGTGCGGGGGTTTCATTGGTTGTACTAACAATACTTGGAATTATTTTATATTTTCTTGCAGAACCTATCTCTGCATTTTTTGTACCGGGAGAAACAAAAGTTATACAAACTAGCGCACATTTTATCCGAATAATGGCCATGACTTTTGGATTCTTCGGTGTCCAACAAACATACGCGGGGTCATTCAGAGGAGCTGGGAACACCTTAGCTGCTATGGTTATCGCATTCGTCGCACTTTGGGTTCTCAGGTTCCCTGCCGCATATATACTTTCACGACCTGATTTCTTGGGAGAAGATGGCCTTTGGTGGTCATTCCCTATTTCAAATGTAATATCAGGTATCATGGCCTACTTGTGGTTTATCCAAGGAAATTGGAAAAACCACCCAATGGTTACAGAATCTCTAAGCGCAAAAGTAAGCGAAGAAACTTTGATAGAAGAAGCCGGAGTGAAATAA
- a CDS encoding inositol monophosphatase — MQETLKSICIPLALKAGDLLLKEWNSVSIDHFKESEDICTNLDLKVESLLLDTLMKYFPDHNFDSEECGKGPDKKSDYTWILDPIDGSKNYIRHLPFFNISMALQYKGETIFGLVCAPKTEELFFALKGEGAFLLDQEHGEDFVMESTVKLHGSCVKELAKAQIHTELPILSENADKNDQKMYTESMKVLTEIMKKTYRVRSFGSGAIALCYAARGSYDGFIDLSGTSKIYDFAAGLLICEEAGLKVSDINGEKFTNPKKQQLVVAPSHLSKEIIHNLLT, encoded by the coding sequence ATGCAAGAAACTCTCAAATCAATATGTATTCCACTGGCACTAAAAGCCGGTGATCTATTGCTCAAAGAATGGAACTCAGTATCAATAGATCATTTCAAAGAATCTGAAGATATTTGTACAAATTTGGATCTTAAAGTTGAATCATTACTACTAGATACTTTGATGAAATATTTCCCTGATCATAATTTTGACAGTGAAGAGTGTGGCAAAGGGCCGGATAAGAAGTCTGATTACACTTGGATACTTGATCCGATTGATGGTTCTAAAAATTATATAAGGCATTTGCCATTTTTTAATATATCGATGGCTCTGCAATACAAAGGAGAAACTATTTTTGGACTGGTTTGTGCTCCAAAAACCGAAGAATTATTTTTTGCTTTAAAAGGTGAAGGGGCTTTTTTGCTAGACCAAGAACATGGCGAAGATTTTGTCATGGAAAGCACCGTAAAACTTCATGGATCCTGTGTGAAAGAGCTGGCCAAAGCCCAGATACACACCGAACTCCCTATTTTATCTGAAAATGCCGACAAGAATGATCAAAAAATGTATACAGAAAGCATGAAAGTACTTACAGAGATTATGAAAAAGACATATCGTGTACGCTCGTTTGGATCTGGAGCTATCGCACTTTGCTACGCCGCAAGAGGCTCTTATGACGGATTTATCGACTTAAGTGGTACTTCAAAAATATATGATTTCGCAGCCGGACTTCTAATCTGTGAAGAAGCCGGACTAAAGGTTAGTGATATAAATGGTGAAAAATTCACAAATCCAAAGAAGCAACAACTAGTTGTTGCGCCGTCTCACCTTTCAAAAGAAATTATTCATAATCTGTTGACTTAA
- the folD gene encoding bifunctional methylenetetrahydrofolate dehydrogenase/methenyltetrahydrofolate cyclohydrolase FolD: MELLDGKIVSQKVLEQVKETVDKLKKDGVKPKLAVILVGNNPASLSYIKQKRKACEFTGIEWEQIDYEESITQDELIKKIHQLNEQKNIHGLLVQLPLPDHIYAPEVIKAINPHKDVDGFHAYNLGKMFLSVEFEELAPCTPMGVIKLLDEYNIDVAGMDATVVGASNIVGKPMSIMLLNREATVTTCHIKTKDLKTHTLNADLLVVAVGKAGLITADMVKEGAVVVDVGCNKVDGKLCGDVDFDAISKKAGYITPVPGGCGPMTVACLMENTVIACERLQREQL; encoded by the coding sequence ATGGAACTTTTAGACGGCAAAATTGTTTCACAAAAAGTCCTTGAGCAAGTAAAAGAGACCGTAGACAAGCTCAAAAAGGATGGGGTAAAACCGAAACTTGCCGTCATACTCGTAGGGAATAACCCTGCTTCTTTGTCCTATATCAAACAAAAAAGGAAAGCTTGTGAATTTACAGGGATTGAATGGGAGCAAATTGATTACGAAGAATCTATTACTCAAGATGAATTGATAAAAAAAATCCATCAGTTAAATGAGCAAAAAAATATACATGGCCTCCTAGTACAACTACCCCTACCCGACCATATATATGCACCGGAAGTAATAAAAGCTATAAACCCACACAAAGATGTGGATGGTTTTCATGCTTATAATCTTGGCAAAATGTTCTTATCTGTAGAATTTGAAGAGCTTGCGCCTTGTACACCCATGGGAGTTATAAAATTGCTAGATGAATACAACATCGATGTTGCCGGTATGGATGCAACGGTCGTCGGCGCAAGTAACATAGTCGGCAAACCAATGAGCATAATGCTACTAAATAGAGAAGCAACTGTCACAACCTGCCATATAAAGACAAAAGATTTAAAAACACACACTTTGAATGCAGATCTTCTCGTAGTCGCTGTAGGTAAAGCTGGATTGATAACAGCGGACATGGTAAAAGAAGGAGCTGTCGTTGTAGATGTTGGTTGCAATAAGGTCGACGGAAAACTATGTGGTGACGTTGATTTTGATGCGATTTCAAAAAAAGCCGGCTATATTACACCAGTTCCCGGAGGCTGTGGGCCTATGACGGTTGCATGCCTTATGGAAAATACAGTCATTGCATGTGAGAGATTACAGCGTGAACAATTATAA
- a CDS encoding sigma factor-like helix-turn-helix DNA-binding protein: MIAKEKTTIRVFAPIGKRTATTTINIVSLFGQLLKNVSEREAKVLEMRFGLGKYEKHTLEAIGQKFNITRERVRQIENAAVGKLSSIDKSAGLTQVLDMALNTLALLGGVLVKNSLLRNLRDGINSSSESDMNYLELAIMMSGDITTVHNTIQFHPYYYMSELQANNVTNTARSVINKLKKKKDVTDITELQDFIAYEIGIKFEVSTLSNICKTSKELKLTEDGKVGLFKWAHINPRTIHDKITFVLRKHGKPMHFDELTMATRNMSFDEKTINVQAVHNELIRDNTFVLIGRGIYALAEWGYKPGTVSDVITDILTKSGPLDRDTITKKVLEVRQVKKITIQLNLKNKTLFDRVGRNTYDLKK; the protein is encoded by the coding sequence ATGATCGCTAAAGAAAAAACTACTATTCGAGTGTTTGCCCCCATCGGCAAACGTACAGCTACAACTACTATCAATATAGTTAGCCTCTTCGGTCAATTATTGAAGAACGTTTCTGAACGGGAAGCTAAAGTTTTGGAGATGCGTTTTGGCCTTGGTAAATATGAGAAACACACACTGGAAGCTATAGGACAAAAGTTCAACATTACACGAGAAAGAGTAAGACAGATAGAAAACGCTGCAGTCGGTAAACTTTCAAGCATCGATAAATCTGCAGGCCTCACTCAAGTACTAGACATGGCGTTAAACACGCTTGCTTTGCTTGGTGGAGTACTAGTCAAGAATTCTCTACTCCGTAACTTACGAGACGGCATAAACTCCAGCTCAGAGTCAGATATGAATTATTTAGAGTTGGCTATCATGATGAGTGGCGACATAACTACAGTTCACAATACAATACAATTCCACCCTTATTATTACATGAGTGAACTTCAAGCTAATAACGTGACAAACACCGCCAGGTCAGTAATCAATAAACTCAAAAAGAAAAAAGACGTAACTGACATAACAGAGCTGCAAGACTTCATTGCATATGAGATCGGAATTAAATTTGAGGTTTCTACATTGTCTAATATTTGCAAAACCAGCAAGGAGCTAAAACTTACCGAAGATGGCAAAGTCGGTTTATTCAAATGGGCGCACATCAACCCACGTACAATTCACGACAAAATCACATTTGTATTGAGAAAACATGGTAAACCAATGCATTTTGATGAACTAACTATGGCTACTAGAAATATGTCATTCGATGAAAAAACAATCAACGTACAAGCAGTTCACAATGAACTCATCCGCGATAATACTTTCGTATTAATCGGTCGAGGTATATATGCTTTGGCTGAATGGGGATACAAACCAGGGACTGTCAGCGATGTTATCACAGATATTTTGACAAAGTCCGGCCCACTCGACCGCGACACAATCACCAAAAAAGTCCTCGAAGTACGCCAAGTAAAGAAAATCACAATTCAACTAAATTTGAAAAATAAGACTTTGTTCGATCGTGTCGGTAGAAATACCTACGACCTAAAAAAATAA
- the glyA gene encoding serine hydroxymethyltransferase, with the protein MSQLQSQDPKLYAAIKAEESRQEHEIELIASENYISTAVMEAMGSMLNNKYSEGYPGKRYYGGNQCIDNIENLAIERAKELFGAEHVNVQPLSGSPANMAVFFAFLNPGDKVLGLSLDHGGHLSHGHPVNFSGILYDFCRYEVEADGRINMDKVEEIALREKPKMIIAGFSAYSRDMDWKRFKEIADKIGAILFADIAHIAGLIAGKQIENPIPYCDVVTTTTHKTLRGPRGAIIMCKEEHAKKVDKAIFPGLQGGPHDHITAARAVAFAEALKPEFQDYAAQVIKNAQALAEELMGYGFKIVSDGTDNHLMLIDMNSKNTTGKIAEKALEDSGLSVNKNMVPFDPRSPFDPSGIRIGTPAVTTRGMKEEEMKTIARFINEACESPEDSSVHDRIRGEVKEMCANFPVPGLRI; encoded by the coding sequence ATGTCTCAACTTCAGAGTCAGGACCCAAAATTGTATGCAGCTATCAAAGCGGAAGAATCTCGACAAGAGCATGAGATCGAATTGATTGCATCTGAAAATTACATCTCTACCGCCGTTATGGAAGCGATGGGAAGTATGTTGAACAACAAATATTCAGAAGGATATCCGGGCAAAAGATACTACGGAGGTAACCAATGTATAGATAACATCGAGAATTTAGCGATAGAAAGGGCAAAGGAGCTATTTGGAGCTGAGCATGTAAATGTTCAACCACTTTCGGGTTCACCTGCAAACATGGCTGTTTTCTTCGCATTTTTAAATCCCGGTGACAAAGTTCTTGGACTTAGTCTAGATCATGGTGGGCATTTATCTCATGGTCACCCGGTGAATTTCTCAGGAATTCTTTATGATTTCTGTAGATATGAAGTTGAAGCTGACGGAAGAATTAACATGGACAAAGTTGAAGAGATTGCACTACGAGAAAAACCAAAGATGATTATTGCAGGATTTTCCGCCTATTCTCGAGATATGGATTGGAAAAGATTCAAGGAAATCGCTGACAAAATCGGAGCGATTTTGTTTGCAGATATAGCTCATATCGCAGGGTTGATAGCCGGAAAACAAATTGAGAACCCTATACCATACTGTGATGTGGTAACTACAACTACTCATAAAACTCTTCGTGGGCCTAGGGGTGCGATAATTATGTGCAAGGAAGAACATGCGAAAAAAGTCGACAAAGCGATCTTCCCGGGACTACAAGGCGGCCCACACGATCACATAACTGCAGCTCGAGCTGTAGCGTTCGCGGAAGCTCTAAAACCGGAATTCCAAGATTATGCGGCGCAAGTGATCAAAAATGCACAAGCTCTCGCCGAAGAACTTATGGGATACGGATTCAAAATTGTATCAGATGGAACTGACAATCACTTGATGCTTATAGATATGAATTCGAAAAATACAACAGGTAAGATAGCTGAGAAAGCACTAGAAGATTCAGGACTCTCAGTTAACAAAAACATGGTCCCATTTGATCCACGTTCACCATTCGATCCATCCGGAATACGTATTGGTACACCGGCTGTTACAACTCGTGGCATGAAAGAAGAAGAGATGAAAACTATAGCTCGCTTCATAAACGAAGCTTGTGAGAGCCCGGAAGATTCAAGTGTACACGACAGAATCAGAGGTGAAGTCAAAGAAATGTGTGCGAACTTCCCTGTCCCGGGGCTTCGCATATAA
- a CDS encoding 5-formyltetrahydrofolate cyclo-ligase, which yields MDTSIQLQKEKIREEMKARRAELCSTPERKRKFDAEIISKLLEMPPVQDAEVILVYESYKDEVDTHELIGIFHDLGKTVVVPRIESMDQAKMNLQVKSFDKNSIRSYVEPSAIECVITPGLAFDAKLNRIGFGKGFFDRLFHEVTCPKIGLAYDFQIVQNVPVDKHDEKLSYIITPTTIYE from the coding sequence GTGGATACATCAATACAATTACAAAAAGAAAAGATACGCGAGGAGATGAAGGCTCGGAGAGCTGAACTTTGCAGTACTCCGGAGCGGAAGAGGAAGTTTGATGCTGAAATAATATCTAAACTTCTTGAGATGCCGCCGGTGCAGGATGCAGAAGTTATTTTGGTCTACGAATCATACAAAGATGAAGTCGATACGCATGAGCTTATTGGGATTTTTCATGATCTCGGCAAGACGGTTGTTGTGCCACGTATTGAATCAATGGATCAGGCAAAGATGAATCTTCAAGTTAAGAGCTTTGATAAAAATAGTATCAGATCATATGTTGAGCCGAGCGCAATTGAATGTGTGATTACTCCGGGGCTGGCATTTGATGCTAAACTGAATAGAATTGGCTTCGGAAAAGGCTTTTTTGACAGATTATTCCATGAGGTGACGTGTCCGAAAATTGGTCTGGCATACGACTTTCAAATAGTGCAAAATGTGCCCGTTGATAAACATGATGAAAAACTTAGTTACATCATCACTCCTACCACAATATACGAGTAA
- the radA gene encoding DNA repair protein RadA has protein sequence MKLKTIYVCESCQHESSKWVGKCPECNGWNTFTEDVINTGKKELTLDSVTRSNVKTVQISSKERLKGRIPTGFSEVDTVLGGGFVVGSIVLLGGEPGIGKSTLTLQIVDNINESVLYVSGEESPHQINARAKRLGLDLNETSFLETSNLEDVIATLNKEKPGFVVIDSIQVISSELSSGYAGSITQVRYCTETLMHFAKANDITILIIGHVNKDGNLAGPKTLEHLVDCVCMIEGDRYKDLRMLRAVKNRFGSTNEVGLFTMEGLGMKQVLNPSEHILQDRQPNSIGSCLSVVVEGSRPMIVEVQALTSITAFGYPKRAVSGYDANRLQMITAVIQKYADINLLNQDIYINVVGGIRINDPAVDLAVAMAIISSFRKKPLQDNAVALGEIGLSSEIRNVTQLDKRESECKKLGLAVIGPYKTLRETLALF, from the coding sequence ATGAAATTAAAAACCATATATGTTTGTGAAAGTTGCCAACACGAGAGCTCAAAATGGGTTGGCAAATGCCCGGAGTGTAATGGCTGGAATACTTTTACGGAAGATGTGATCAATACCGGGAAGAAGGAACTCACACTCGATAGCGTGACAAGGTCAAATGTTAAGACTGTCCAAATATCAAGCAAGGAACGTCTTAAGGGTCGTATACCTACAGGGTTTTCAGAAGTAGATACTGTACTCGGCGGTGGATTCGTCGTTGGAAGTATCGTATTACTTGGTGGAGAGCCCGGGATTGGTAAATCTACTCTTACACTACAAATTGTAGATAATATAAATGAAAGTGTGCTTTATGTAAGCGGCGAAGAATCCCCACATCAAATAAATGCACGCGCAAAGAGACTCGGACTTGACCTCAATGAGACATCTTTCTTGGAAACTTCAAATTTAGAAGATGTAATCGCTACTTTGAATAAAGAAAAACCGGGGTTTGTGGTAATTGATTCTATTCAAGTAATAAGTTCAGAGCTTTCATCCGGTTACGCCGGAAGCATAACCCAGGTTCGATACTGTACTGAGACACTAATGCATTTTGCAAAAGCCAATGACATTACAATTTTGATTATCGGCCACGTAAACAAAGATGGGAACCTGGCGGGCCCAAAAACATTAGAGCATTTGGTAGACTGCGTTTGCATGATAGAAGGCGATAGATACAAGGATCTTCGGATGCTCCGAGCTGTAAAAAACAGATTTGGATCTACAAATGAGGTCGGACTTTTCACAATGGAAGGTCTCGGTATGAAGCAAGTGCTCAATCCTTCGGAACATATTTTACAAGATAGACAGCCGAATAGTATCGGCTCTTGTCTCTCCGTCGTCGTTGAGGGCTCAAGACCTATGATAGTTGAAGTTCAGGCTCTAACTAGCATAACTGCATTTGGATATCCGAAAAGAGCCGTTAGCGGATATGATGCAAACAGATTACAAATGATAACTGCCGTAATTCAAAAATATGCAGACATTAATTTACTCAATCAAGATATATACATAAATGTAGTCGGGGGAATTCGAATAAATGATCCTGCGGTTGACCTGGCTGTTGCCATGGCAATCATCTCATCTTTTAGAAAAAAGCCACTTCAAGATAATGCGGTTGCACTCGGTGAAATAGGGCTTTCTTCTGAAATTCGCAATGTAACCCAATTAGATAAAAGGGAATCTGAATGCAAGAAACTAGGACTTGCGGTTATTGGACCCTACAAGACTTTGCGTGAAACTTTAGCATTGTTTTAA